The Nesterenkonia xinjiangensis genome contains a region encoding:
- a CDS encoding MFS transporter — protein MTPQPYSTGPTTDAEHELADTGRSPGAPDAAPPRPTEGSTGPEDRLVVERGRWITNWQPENVRFWEGPGRVTARLNLIWSVFCEFLGFAVWQLWSVTVVFLPQVGFDLTTSQQFWLVSLPPLVGATLRVPYSFTVALFGGRNWTIVSGLLLLIPTTAMAFTLGNPETPTWVLFAIAATAGFGGGNFASSMANITFFYPAKEKGAALGVNAAGGNLGVAVAQFTVPIVVTAFAFGTFQPNLPMAGLFWIPFILLATWGAWKYMHNLSHAKNDIKGSLSTLKEKHMWVIAVIYIGTFGSFMGFGSVFPTLINMTFPEFSSFQVLGAALSLAFMGPLVGSLSRPYGGRLADRIGGARVTVVCFLIMAVVTAGVVLTLPMASFWLYLLLFLMLFTLTGVANGSSYRMIPLVFRLSVKPEDRVGHERKASAALGLIGAVGGYGGFAIPQILNFSHNATGTFDVAFWCFAAAYIGFAFLTWAVYMRPGTIYAKANV, from the coding sequence ATGACCCCGCAGCCCTACAGCACCGGACCCACCACCGACGCCGAGCACGAGCTCGCCGACACAGGCCGCAGCCCCGGAGCACCCGATGCCGCTCCGCCCCGCCCGACGGAGGGCAGCACCGGCCCCGAGGACCGGCTGGTCGTGGAGCGCGGCCGGTGGATCACCAACTGGCAGCCCGAGAACGTGAGGTTCTGGGAAGGTCCCGGCCGAGTCACGGCACGGCTGAACCTCATCTGGTCGGTGTTCTGCGAGTTCCTCGGCTTCGCCGTCTGGCAGCTGTGGTCGGTCACCGTGGTGTTCCTGCCGCAGGTCGGCTTCGACCTCACCACCTCCCAGCAGTTCTGGCTGGTCTCTCTGCCGCCGCTGGTCGGAGCGACTCTGCGCGTGCCCTACAGCTTCACCGTCGCCCTGTTCGGCGGCCGGAACTGGACGATCGTCTCCGGCCTTCTGCTGCTCATCCCCACCACCGCGATGGCCTTCACCCTCGGCAACCCGGAGACCCCCACCTGGGTGCTCTTCGCCATCGCCGCCACGGCCGGCTTCGGCGGGGGCAACTTCGCCAGCTCGATGGCCAACATCACCTTCTTCTACCCGGCCAAGGAGAAGGGCGCCGCACTGGGCGTCAACGCCGCCGGCGGAAACCTCGGAGTCGCCGTCGCCCAGTTCACCGTGCCCATCGTGGTCACCGCCTTCGCCTTCGGGACCTTCCAGCCCAACCTACCCATGGCCGGGCTGTTCTGGATTCCGTTCATCCTGCTGGCCACCTGGGGCGCCTGGAAGTACATGCACAACCTGTCCCACGCGAAGAACGACATCAAGGGCTCGCTCTCCACGCTGAAGGAGAAGCACATGTGGGTCATCGCCGTGATCTACATCGGCACCTTCGGTTCCTTCATGGGCTTCGGCTCGGTGTTCCCCACCCTGATCAACATGACCTTCCCGGAGTTCTCCAGCTTCCAGGTCCTGGGGGCCGCGCTCTCGCTGGCGTTCATGGGTCCCCTGGTCGGCTCGCTGTCCCGCCCCTACGGGGGCAGGCTCGCCGATCGCATCGGCGGCGCGCGGGTCACCGTGGTCTGCTTCCTCATCATGGCCGTGGTGACCGCCGGCGTCGTGCTCACCCTGCCGATGGCCAGCTTCTGGCTCTACCTGCTGCTGTTCCTGATGCTGTTCACCCTCACCGGAGTGGCCAACGGCTCCAGCTACCGGATGATCCCGCTGGTCTTCCGGCTCTCCGTCAAGCCCGAAGACAGGGTCGGCCACGAGCGCAAGGCCTCGGCCGCGCTGGGCCTGATCGGCGCCGTCGGGGGTTACGGAGGGTTCGCCATCCCGCAGATCCTCAACTTCTCCCACAACGCCACCGGCACCTTCGACGTCGC
- a CDS encoding CPBP family intramembrane glutamic endopeptidase, with amino-acid sequence MSHHSPDAPPATGGRHDDGSAPSDAAASRTSRRTAPATPRTPLVLLSTFVILTLALGWLIGLPLVLMDPPDRLEAPLDLFYNLFMLSPTLAAVVVHLLERRQSARVLYGHLASPQNPDDATSAEAPEDQTTRLRPQSFTDALGITPLRPVSRMISWSILGIMLFFVFSMAALPIGGLLGVYAFDPSMPVFVQDLGQRLGHEPTEFIATGLLVEAGVIFASAVGLVFLHVGTEIGWRGWFFPRAQLRWGTTRAVLITGAANGLWFAPLLAVGFFYDQANVFQAMGLMIGFCIVIGGILAWLRMRSGSIWPAAFAQSMITAATILAYWFTAFGEQLDFRHSTLQGWSGWLLPAALLGVLLLARRRSFAPASA; translated from the coding sequence ATGTCGCACCACAGCCCTGACGCTCCTCCGGCCACCGGAGGGCGGCACGACGACGGATCCGCACCGTCGGATGCCGCCGCCAGCAGGACGAGCCGCCGCACCGCACCGGCCACCCCGCGCACACCGCTGGTGCTGCTGAGCACCTTCGTGATCCTGACGCTGGCGCTGGGCTGGCTGATCGGTCTGCCGCTGGTGCTGATGGACCCGCCGGACCGCCTCGAAGCACCGCTGGACCTCTTCTACAACCTGTTCATGCTCAGTCCGACGCTGGCCGCGGTGGTGGTCCACCTGCTGGAGCGGCGCCAGTCGGCACGGGTCCTCTACGGCCACCTCGCCTCCCCTCAAAACCCCGACGACGCCACGAGTGCAGAGGCGCCAGAGGACCAGACCACACGGCTGCGCCCTCAGAGCTTCACCGACGCGCTGGGCATCACCCCGCTGCGCCCCGTCTCCCGGATGATCAGCTGGTCGATCCTGGGGATCATGCTCTTCTTCGTCTTCAGCATGGCTGCGCTCCCCATCGGCGGGCTGCTCGGCGTCTACGCCTTCGACCCCTCCATGCCGGTGTTCGTCCAGGATCTGGGCCAGCGACTGGGCCATGAACCCACCGAGTTCATCGCCACGGGGCTCCTCGTGGAGGCCGGGGTCATCTTCGCCTCCGCCGTCGGCCTGGTGTTCCTGCACGTCGGCACGGAGATCGGCTGGCGAGGCTGGTTCTTCCCCCGTGCTCAGCTGCGCTGGGGCACGACGCGTGCCGTGCTGATCACCGGCGCCGCCAACGGCCTCTGGTTCGCGCCGCTGCTGGCGGTCGGGTTCTTCTATGACCAGGCGAACGTGTTCCAGGCCATGGGGCTGATGATCGGGTTCTGCATCGTCATCGGGGGGATCCTCGCGTGGCTGCGGATGCGCTCCGGCTCAATCTGGCCGGCGGCCTTCGCCCAGTCGATGATCACTGCGGCCACGATCCTGGCCTACTGGTTCACCGCTTTCGGCGAGCAGCTCGACTTCCGGCACTCCACGCTGCAGGGCTGGTCCGGATGGCTCCTGCCTGCCGCCCTGCTGGGCGTGCTGCTGCTGGCCCGCCGCCGCAGCTTCGCCCCCGCGAGCGCCTGA
- a CDS encoding methyltransferase domain-containing protein, translating into MPSTQWNPGAYLTYASERTQPFIDLLQRVRLPQAGTILDLGCGPGNGMPVLRGMWPHAEITGVDSSAEMLDRAREATDDDRIDYVRADIRDLEIAEPVDLVVSNAALQWLPDHRKVLPHILDLVAPGGALAVQVPGNFSAPSHALLAEFASREPYARHLDQASLLQPTHELTDYMLDVARSGWEVEAWETRYHHVLQGEDPVFQWISAAAARPVLQALPEPELSRFTEEYKAALREAYPQTALGTILPFRRLFFIARRPQE; encoded by the coding sequence ATGCCCAGTACCCAGTGGAACCCGGGTGCCTATCTGACCTATGCGTCCGAACGCACCCAGCCCTTCATCGACCTCCTCCAGCGCGTCCGCCTCCCGCAGGCGGGGACCATCCTGGACCTCGGCTGCGGCCCGGGCAACGGCATGCCGGTGCTCCGCGGGATGTGGCCCCACGCGGAGATCACCGGGGTCGACTCCAGCGCCGAGATGCTCGACCGCGCGCGGGAGGCCACGGATGACGACCGCATCGACTACGTCCGTGCCGACATCCGAGACCTCGAGATCGCTGAGCCGGTGGACCTGGTCGTCTCCAACGCCGCCCTGCAGTGGCTGCCCGACCACCGGAAGGTCCTGCCCCACATCCTGGACCTCGTCGCCCCAGGCGGCGCCCTGGCCGTGCAGGTCCCGGGGAACTTCAGCGCACCCAGCCACGCGCTGCTGGCCGAGTTCGCGTCCCGAGAGCCCTACGCCCGCCACCTGGACCAGGCCTCCCTGCTCCAGCCCACCCACGAGCTGACCGACTACATGCTCGACGTCGCTCGCTCCGGCTGGGAAGTCGAGGCCTGGGAGACCCGCTATCACCACGTGCTGCAGGGGGAGGACCCGGTGTTCCAGTGGATCTCCGCGGCCGCCGCCCGGCCGGTGCTGCAGGCTCTGCCGGAGCCCGAGCTCAGCCGCTTCACCGAGGAGTACAAGGCGGCCCTGCGCGAGGCCTATCCGCAGACCGCGTTGGGGACCATCCTCCCGTTCCGCCGGCTGTTCTTCATCGCGCGCCGTCCGCAGGAGTGA
- a CDS encoding DUF6318 family protein, translating to MTRFGVAPRNTRELQNRNGKGRMVSDDARGLSQGWIRPITGLLLVAALALTGCGTGPEAAGTAEPDGGESVEPQETRSQGAYEKPGEQGPEDIPQPEEPAEVHEQTIAAAEEVLRYWMDLYVYARNTGDVVALEDRSHEDCASCDAHIDRISEVFDSGSWFVQEPYEIPYVEFTELDTGAVGGLFMLNETDFDVYWQGEFDGTNEGTLEQIWTGHLDFTDEGWQVLSVRYEMPAAEREDETP from the coding sequence GTGACCAGATTCGGCGTGGCGCCGCGGAACACCAGAGAACTGCAGAACAGGAACGGAAAGGGACGGATGGTCAGCGACGACGCACGGGGCCTGAGCCAGGGGTGGATCAGGCCCATCACGGGATTGCTGCTGGTAGCCGCACTGGCTCTGACCGGTTGTGGGACTGGTCCGGAGGCGGCAGGGACGGCGGAACCTGACGGCGGAGAGTCTGTGGAACCGCAGGAGACCCGGTCCCAGGGTGCTTACGAGAAACCTGGCGAGCAGGGACCCGAAGACATTCCCCAACCGGAAGAGCCAGCCGAGGTTCACGAGCAAACCATCGCGGCAGCCGAGGAAGTGTTGCGCTACTGGATGGACCTGTACGTGTATGCCAGAAACACTGGTGACGTGGTGGCACTGGAAGATCGATCGCACGAAGACTGCGCATCGTGTGACGCCCATATAGATCGCATCTCCGAGGTTTTTGACTCTGGAAGCTGGTTCGTCCAAGAGCCCTACGAGATCCCCTACGTCGAGTTCACCGAACTGGACACCGGCGCAGTGGGAGGCCTTTTCATGCTCAACGAGACTGACTTCGACGTGTATTGGCAGGGTGAATTCGACGGCACTAACGAAGGCACTCTGGAGCAAATATGGACCGGGCACTTGGATTTTACGGACGAGGGCTGGCAGGTGCTGTCAGTGCGATACGAGATGCCCGCAGCTGAGCGGGAAGACGAGACGCCCTGA
- a CDS encoding NAD(P)H-dependent flavin oxidoreductase: protein MSTRLEALTDQLRSPIVQAPMAGGPSTPALAAAVHRAGGFGQLAGGNLTAETLAGHLDDVDDLLEGDRTESGLLPVGVNLFVPDPDAADPGALEGYRLALRPAAEALGVEVPQVPAWSDDDYPAKLDLLLSHPPAAVSFTFGLPEAPAVRALQEAGVTVVLSVAGVPGARRAAALGPDALVVQGQQAGGHRAVLSMHDEPEPIDTLELLGAVRAALGGHPGSGGDDGVGTVPPLIAAGGVGTAQDVADLLAAGARLVQVGTQFLTAREAGTRAAHRQAVLDPGRSETVVTRAFSGRPARGLRNLFIDELDDQAVVGYPQVNRMTAPLRAAASAAGDPEHLSLWAGTRTAECRDESAAEILARLAP from the coding sequence ATGAGCACACGCCTCGAGGCACTGACGGACCAGCTCCGCTCCCCCATCGTGCAGGCCCCGATGGCCGGAGGTCCGTCGACACCGGCACTGGCCGCAGCTGTGCACCGGGCCGGCGGCTTCGGACAGCTGGCCGGGGGGAACCTCACCGCCGAGACCCTGGCCGGGCATCTCGATGACGTGGATGACCTGCTGGAGGGCGACCGCACGGAGTCCGGACTGCTGCCTGTGGGTGTGAATCTCTTCGTCCCGGACCCTGACGCCGCCGACCCGGGTGCCCTGGAGGGCTACCGCCTCGCACTGAGGCCGGCGGCAGAGGCCCTGGGTGTGGAGGTCCCGCAGGTGCCGGCCTGGTCCGACGACGACTACCCGGCCAAGCTGGACCTGCTGCTGTCCCACCCGCCGGCGGCGGTGTCGTTCACCTTCGGACTGCCGGAGGCCCCGGCCGTGCGTGCTCTGCAGGAGGCGGGTGTCACCGTCGTGCTGAGCGTGGCGGGTGTGCCGGGCGCCCGAAGAGCTGCGGCGCTGGGCCCGGATGCGCTGGTGGTGCAGGGGCAGCAGGCAGGTGGGCACCGAGCGGTGCTCTCCATGCACGATGAGCCGGAGCCGATCGACACCCTGGAGCTGCTGGGTGCGGTGCGCGCGGCGCTGGGCGGCCATCCCGGATCGGGTGGAGACGACGGCGTCGGGACGGTGCCGCCGCTGATCGCCGCCGGTGGTGTGGGGACGGCGCAGGACGTGGCTGACCTGCTGGCCGCGGGCGCCCGGTTGGTGCAGGTGGGTACGCAGTTCCTCACCGCACGAGAGGCAGGCACCCGCGCGGCGCACCGACAGGCGGTGCTGGATCCGGGGCGTTCCGAGACCGTGGTGACGCGAGCTTTCTCCGGCCGTCCGGCGCGAGGGCTGCGCAATCTGTTCATCGATGAGCTGGATGATCAGGCGGTGGTCGGCTATCCGCAGGTGAACCGCATGACGGCGCCGCTGCGAGCCGCTGCGAGCGCCGCTGGCGATCCGGAGCATCTGAGCCTCTGGGCTGGCACTCGCACAGCAGAATGCCGGGACGAGTCCGCCGCCGAGATCCTGGCCCGCCTCGCGCCCTGA
- a CDS encoding DMT family transporter has product MVTARKGTLLVIAGTSALGGTSLLISTIPADPSVIAALRCFLAVPMLLPMVVWELRRIDRSVTLPRRTVVGALVAGAALGVDYSLWNTSIGLVGPGIATVLLNIQLIALPLIAWLVERARPMRQLALIIPLMFLGVVLTAGAFDVGGIQLGGVLAGLAAGTAYAIYLAVIRRTAPATAKPAPFTVLALVCLSAGAAASLAALVTGGLHWPQEPSTWVKLLALAFLGQVVVFWCLNVGMTGISETATSTLLLLPGVFALGLAAVVLREIPTPWQLLGCAVIIVGAWWASSASHRAHRSRRARGLGSDVTEE; this is encoded by the coding sequence ATGGTCACTGCACGGAAGGGCACGCTGCTGGTGATCGCCGGCACGTCAGCCCTGGGCGGGACCTCGCTGCTGATCTCCACGATCCCCGCAGATCCCTCCGTGATCGCCGCGCTGCGCTGCTTCCTCGCGGTCCCGATGCTGCTGCCGATGGTGGTCTGGGAGCTTCGCCGGATCGACCGGAGCGTCACGCTGCCGCGCCGAACTGTCGTCGGCGCCCTGGTGGCCGGAGCCGCACTCGGAGTGGACTACAGCCTCTGGAACACCTCCATCGGACTGGTCGGACCCGGCATCGCCACTGTGCTGCTGAACATCCAGCTCATCGCCCTGCCGCTGATCGCCTGGCTGGTGGAACGAGCTCGGCCGATGCGGCAGCTGGCGCTGATCATCCCGCTGATGTTCCTCGGCGTGGTGCTGACCGCCGGAGCGTTCGACGTCGGCGGCATCCAGCTGGGCGGCGTCCTCGCCGGGCTCGCCGCCGGCACGGCCTATGCTATCTACCTTGCTGTCATCCGTCGCACTGCCCCGGCCACCGCCAAGCCGGCGCCCTTCACGGTGCTGGCCCTGGTGTGCCTGTCAGCTGGGGCGGCCGCGAGCCTCGCCGCGCTGGTGACCGGCGGGCTTCACTGGCCGCAGGAACCGAGCACCTGGGTGAAGCTGCTGGCACTGGCCTTCCTGGGGCAGGTGGTGGTCTTCTGGTGCTTGAACGTAGGCATGACCGGGATCTCCGAGACCGCCACCAGCACTCTCCTGCTGCTGCCGGGCGTCTTCGCCCTCGGACTCGCCGCCGTGGTGCTGCGCGAGATCCCGACCCCGTGGCAGCTGCTCGGCTGCGCGGTGATCATCGTGGGCGCATGGTGGGCATCCTCTGCTTCACACCGGGCTCACAGGTCCCGGAGAGCCCGCGGGCTGGGGTCGGACGTCACGGAGGAGTAG
- a CDS encoding metal-sensitive transcriptional regulator: MSETTAADAPAESHAPAEGKHGAHTHDSHHGYMSDKSRYLARLRRIEGQARGIHRMVEDDTYCIDILTQISAMTSALENVGLALLDDHLKHCVAGAVAAGGDDAEEKLKEASEAIRRLVKS, encoded by the coding sequence ATGAGCGAGACGACGGCGGCCGATGCACCGGCCGAGAGCCACGCCCCCGCCGAGGGCAAGCACGGCGCGCACACGCACGATTCCCACCACGGGTACATGTCAGACAAGTCCCGGTACCTCGCGCGGCTGCGCCGGATCGAGGGGCAGGCACGCGGAATCCACCGGATGGTCGAGGATGACACCTACTGCATCGACATCCTCACCCAGATCAGCGCCATGACGTCAGCGCTGGAGAACGTCGGACTGGCACTCCTGGACGACCACCTCAAGCACTGCGTGGCCGGCGCCGTGGCGGCTGGAGGCGATGACGCGGAGGAGAAGCTCAAGGAGGCGTCCGAAGCCATTCGACGGCTCGTGAAGTCCTGA
- a CDS encoding heavy-metal-associated domain-containing protein, giving the protein MSTTLSYSVTGMTCAHCENAVRQEVEALQGVQSVEVSAARGSLRLDVEDPQKVTDDAVVAAVDEAGYQAVRTA; this is encoded by the coding sequence ATGTCCACCACGCTGAGCTACTCCGTCACCGGAATGACCTGCGCCCACTGCGAGAACGCCGTGCGCCAGGAGGTCGAGGCTCTCCAGGGTGTCCAGAGCGTCGAGGTCAGCGCCGCACGAGGCAGCCTCCGCCTGGACGTGGAGGACCCCCAGAAGGTCACCGACGACGCCGTCGTCGCCGCCGTGGACGAGGCCGGCTACCAGGCGGTGCGCACCGCATGA
- a CDS encoding heavy metal translocating P-type ATPase, with product MTSETEVPHGDASGQSEPAERIELAIGGMTCASCANRVEKRLNRMEGVTASVNYATEKAWVSADDVTDRQELVKSLIAAVEKTGYTAEIPVRQDAEEEGRVDRELRGIRLRLLVAAVLSAPVVVWAMVPATQFDGWGWASLALSLPVVLWAGWPFHRAAALNARHGMATMDTLISLGTLAALIWSLYALVFGTAGDPGMRHEFSLFPEHVDGAANIYLEVATAVTAFLLLGRYLEKRSKRQAGAALRSLLRMGAKEVSVLREDQEIRIPVEQLDVGDEFIVRPGEKVATDGEILHGVSAIDMSMLTGESLPVEVAPGGSVAGATVNTSGRLVVRATRVGADTQLAQMARLVEEAQSGKAEVQRLADRISGVFVPVVLGVAVLTLVAWMLLGNPVEAGFTAAVAVLIIACPCALGLATPTALLVGTGRGAQLGILIKGPEVLESSRTIDAVVLDKTGTVTTGSMRLTAVHSAQGAEVTSDGDRTKVDHAEADGQLLRLAGALEAFSEHPIARAVAAAARETHGVRSGSLPEVEDFRSHQGRGVSGRVDGRKVAVGRRSFLTECSVELPSEVLDMSAAVERDGRTPVMVAVDGSFAGVLIVADAVKETSPEAVAQLRELGLMPVLLTGDNAGTAQRVAEEVGIAEVIAEALPEDKVEAVKRLQRQGRTVAMVGDGVNDAAALAQSDLGIAMGAGTDVAIDAADITIIRGDLRSVADAVRLSRKTFTTIRSNLFWAFLYNTAAIPLAALGLLNPMLAGAAMVLSSLSVVGNSLRLRGFRGLAR from the coding sequence ATGACGTCGGAGACCGAGGTACCCCACGGCGACGCATCAGGGCAGTCGGAGCCTGCAGAGCGCATCGAGCTCGCGATCGGCGGGATGACCTGCGCCTCCTGCGCGAACCGCGTGGAGAAACGGCTGAACCGCATGGAGGGAGTGACTGCGTCGGTCAACTATGCCACCGAAAAAGCCTGGGTCAGCGCCGACGACGTCACGGACCGTCAGGAGCTCGTGAAGTCCCTCATCGCCGCGGTGGAGAAGACCGGCTACACCGCTGAGATCCCCGTCCGGCAGGACGCCGAGGAGGAGGGCCGAGTTGATCGCGAGCTGCGTGGCATCCGGCTCCGCCTGCTGGTGGCCGCCGTGCTCAGTGCGCCCGTCGTCGTCTGGGCCATGGTCCCGGCCACCCAGTTCGACGGCTGGGGCTGGGCCTCACTGGCGCTCAGCCTGCCTGTGGTGCTCTGGGCCGGCTGGCCCTTCCATCGTGCCGCGGCGCTCAATGCTCGTCACGGCATGGCCACCATGGACACGCTCATCTCCCTGGGTACCCTGGCTGCGCTGATCTGGTCGCTCTACGCTCTGGTGTTCGGCACCGCCGGAGACCCCGGCATGCGCCACGAGTTCAGCCTCTTCCCCGAGCATGTCGACGGTGCCGCCAACATCTACCTCGAGGTGGCCACCGCCGTCACCGCCTTCCTCTTGCTCGGCCGCTATCTGGAGAAGCGCTCCAAGCGTCAGGCCGGGGCCGCACTGCGGTCACTGCTGCGGATGGGTGCCAAGGAGGTCTCAGTGCTGCGGGAGGATCAGGAGATCCGCATCCCGGTGGAGCAGCTCGACGTCGGCGACGAGTTCATCGTCCGCCCGGGGGAGAAGGTCGCCACGGACGGCGAGATCCTCCACGGCGTCTCAGCGATCGACATGTCCATGCTCACCGGGGAGTCCCTTCCCGTCGAGGTGGCTCCCGGAGGCTCGGTCGCCGGTGCCACCGTCAACACCTCCGGTCGGCTGGTGGTGCGCGCCACCCGCGTCGGCGCCGACACCCAGCTGGCCCAGATGGCTCGCCTGGTCGAGGAGGCGCAATCCGGTAAGGCCGAGGTCCAGCGCCTCGCCGACCGCATCTCGGGCGTCTTCGTGCCCGTGGTGCTCGGCGTCGCCGTCCTCACCCTTGTTGCCTGGATGCTGCTCGGAAACCCGGTGGAGGCCGGATTCACCGCCGCCGTCGCGGTGCTCATCATCGCCTGCCCCTGCGCGCTGGGCCTGGCCACCCCCACGGCGCTGCTGGTCGGCACCGGCCGCGGGGCCCAGCTGGGGATCCTCATCAAGGGTCCTGAGGTCTTGGAGTCCTCCCGCACCATCGATGCCGTGGTTCTGGACAAGACCGGCACCGTCACCACCGGCTCCATGCGGCTGACCGCTGTGCACTCCGCACAGGGTGCGGAGGTGACGAGCGACGGTGACCGGACCAAGGTGGACCACGCGGAGGCCGATGGTCAGCTGCTCCGGCTGGCCGGGGCCCTGGAGGCATTCTCCGAGCACCCCATCGCCCGGGCGGTGGCCGCCGCCGCTCGCGAGACCCACGGCGTCCGCAGCGGCTCGTTGCCGGAGGTCGAGGACTTCCGCAGCCATCAGGGTCGAGGGGTCTCGGGACGCGTCGACGGCCGGAAGGTCGCCGTGGGCCGGCGCAGCTTCCTCACCGAGTGCTCCGTGGAGCTGCCATCGGAGGTCCTGGACATGTCCGCCGCCGTCGAACGCGACGGCCGCACTCCCGTGATGGTCGCCGTCGACGGTTCCTTCGCCGGCGTGCTGATCGTCGCCGACGCCGTGAAGGAGACCTCGCCGGAGGCTGTGGCCCAGCTGCGGGAGCTCGGGCTGATGCCGGTGCTGCTCACCGGTGACAACGCTGGCACCGCCCAGCGCGTGGCCGAGGAGGTCGGCATCGCCGAGGTCATCGCCGAGGCGCTGCCGGAGGACAAGGTCGAGGCCGTCAAGCGCCTTCAGCGGCAGGGGCGGACGGTCGCCATGGTGGGAGACGGTGTCAACGACGCCGCCGCCCTGGCCCAGTCGGACCTCGGCATCGCGATGGGTGCCGGCACCGACGTCGCCATCGACGCCGCTGACATCACCATCATCCGAGGCGATCTGCGCAGTGTGGCCGATGCCGTCAGGCTCTCCCGGAAGACCTTCACCACGATCCGTTCCAACCTGTTCTGGGCCTTCCTCTACAACACGGCGGCGATCCCGCTGGCCGCTCTCGGGCTGCTCAATCCCATGCTCGCAGGTGCGGCGATGGTGCTCTCCTCGCTCTCCGTGGTGGGCAACAGTCTGCGCCTGCGCGGCTTCCGTGGTCTCGCGCGCTGA
- a CDS encoding siderophore-interacting protein has translation MSAQPVDVAEERPARPQIRAVPDAEKPAADVDVREFPPTRAFRTTVTAVLALSPHFTRVTLSADDLRHFHPGGLDQRIKVFLPREDGEYPEIGLFADPAPSIMEWYHRWRDLDEAERNPIRTYTVRAIRPEQAEIDIDFVVHGTEGPASAWASTVCPGDELIVIGPDARAEEHGGGIEWNPGTARDVLLAGDETAVPAMCAILESLPEGITGEAYLEVPSSADALDVETRCGVTIHWIGRDGAPLGEKLTAAVSDWARRRAEIFAERQAACEPARTAVGAPEGGELPEVDEDAVLWEVAEPDGFREYAWLAGEAGVITTLRRHLVKGIGMSRKQVSFMGYWKRGRASA, from the coding sequence ATGAGCGCCCAGCCGGTCGACGTCGCCGAGGAACGGCCCGCCCGTCCGCAGATCCGCGCAGTCCCGGACGCCGAGAAACCTGCCGCCGACGTCGACGTCCGCGAGTTTCCTCCGACCCGTGCCTTCCGCACCACGGTGACCGCCGTCCTCGCGCTCAGCCCGCATTTCACCCGCGTCACGCTGAGTGCCGATGACCTGCGACACTTCCACCCCGGTGGGCTCGATCAGCGCATCAAGGTCTTCCTCCCGCGTGAGGACGGCGAGTACCCGGAGATCGGGCTGTTCGCCGACCCTGCGCCGAGCATCATGGAGTGGTACCACCGCTGGCGGGACCTGGACGAGGCCGAGCGCAACCCCATCCGCACCTACACGGTCCGCGCCATCCGCCCCGAGCAGGCGGAGATCGACATCGACTTCGTCGTCCACGGCACCGAGGGCCCGGCCTCCGCCTGGGCCAGCACCGTCTGCCCGGGCGACGAGCTGATCGTCATCGGCCCCGACGCCCGCGCCGAGGAGCACGGCGGGGGCATCGAGTGGAACCCCGGCACCGCCCGGGACGTCCTGCTCGCCGGTGACGAGACCGCCGTGCCCGCCATGTGCGCGATCCTCGAATCGCTGCCGGAGGGCATCACCGGTGAGGCCTACCTGGAGGTTCCCAGCAGCGCCGACGCCCTCGACGTCGAGACTCGCTGCGGGGTCACCATCCACTGGATCGGCCGCGACGGGGCACCGTTGGGGGAGAAGCTCACGGCCGCGGTCAGCGACTGGGCCCGCCGCCGCGCGGAGATCTTCGCCGAGCGGCAGGCCGCCTGCGAGCCGGCCCGCACCGCCGTCGGCGCTCCCGAGGGCGGAGAGCTCCCCGAGGTGGACGAGGACGCCGTGCTGTGGGAGGTGGCCGAACCGGACGGCTTCCGCGAATACGCATGGCTGGCGGGAGAGGCGGGAGTCATCACCACACTGCGCCGCCACCTGGTCAAGGGCATCGGCATGAGCCGCAAGCAGGTCTCGTTCATGGGCTACTGGAAGAGGGGCCGCGCCAGCGCCTGA